The DNA sequence CTACTCCATCACCGATTAATGTACGATGTAACCCAGGATTTTTTGTTAAATCACGCCCGACGATTGATCCCAAAACTAAATGATCTCCAATATGTTCTGTAATTGTTACAATGGCTACTGGCACCATGATTGCTGCTACTTCTAAGTTAAAGACTGGTTTTGAGTGTAAGAACGCAAAATTAGGCATAGCGAAGAGGCTTGCTTCATTAACTGCGCTAAAGTCGACTAATTGGAAAGCGACAGCTGAAATATATCCCACAACAATTCCGCTAAAGATTGGAAGTAGTTGTAATAACCCTTTTGTATAAGTTGAGACAATAATTGCTGTTAATAATGTAATTAAGGCAACCACTATATGTTCTGATGCCATGTTAACAGCTGTTCCTGCCAAACTTAACCCAATGACCATAATTGTTGGTCCGATAACAACCGGCGGTAAAATTTTATTTAACCAATCTGTTCCGATAAACTTAATGATCAAAGCAATCACTAAATAAACTAGCCCAACCATCATTAATCCACCCATTACGGCTCCGTAATTTGGATGACTCGCAATTGAACCATCTGCATTCAAAGTTGCTCCAAGAGCTAATGCTGAAGTAATTGGGGCGATATAAGCAAATGATGATCCTAAATAAACAGGTGATTTCCCTTTTGTAACAAATAAATAAAATAACGTTCCAATTCCTGATGATACTAATGCTAAACTAACTGGTAGTCCTGTTAACATCGGAACAAGTACTGTTGATCCAAACATGGCTAACACGTGTTGAATGCTTAACGCAATCCAATGTGCTACTTTCGGTTTTTCATGCACATCTAAAATTAATTTCTTTTCCATTATAATTCCTCCTTAGATGACTTATCCTATCGGATATCCTTACTTAGAAAGAACACGAAGTTGGTAATAAGTTAGTTTAGACTAGTTAAGTTCGTTCCTATAAAAATTCGTAAAATTCTGCAAGATTGCTTACCTAGTATTAGTCATATTAGAAACAAGATATCATTCCAATCTAGCTTCGAGCAGCAGATTTTCTACCAAGTCACCTCATGTCATTAAACTCAAAATTCGAGTTTAGACTACGAACTACGACCTGTATGAAATTTCAATTGCCACTTTCAGCTTTTTAAATAAAAAATCCTCTTTCAGCTAACTTAGGTAGGCCAAAAGAGGATACACGAATTCCATTAAAGGAAGATATAGTTCTATTATCTTTTAAACGTGTTCTTCTCAGCCTCACGGGACCGAATTAAAGCTTTCTCAGTAATTATAGGAGAAACAGGAAAAAAAGTCAACCTTTAATCAATTTTAATCACAATATTCGACTCTATTTTTTATTTAGGCTTGTCCCTTCCATTCATTCAAAAATTCCTCGACGAACGTCACCATGAATTCATGGCGCTGATTAGCGATTTTTTTCGCTGTTTCTGTATTCATTAAATCTTTTAATTTAAATAATTTTTCATAAAAATGATTAATAACTGTTCCTTTATGTTGGCGATAAGCCGTCTCATCTTCAAACTCCATTGGTAGGATATTTTCATCATACATTTTAGTTCCTCTTGATCCACCATACATAAATGTTCGACCAACTCCAATTGCTCCAATGGCATCTAATCGGTCCGCATCTTGAACAATTTTGGCTTCAAGTGTGTGAACAGGTTCACCTGTTCCCCCCTTATAAGAAATATTTTCAATAATGTAGAAAATTTCTTTAAGCTCTACTTGGCTACATCCAAGTGTTTGCAAAAAGATTAATAATTTAGCCTGTTGCTCTCTTGAATCTTCAAATAACTTGGAGTCAATGACATCATGAACTAACGCTGAAATTAAAACGACACGTTCATTTCCACCCTCTGATTTTAAAATAGCTTTAGCATTTTTATAAACACGAATCGCATGATCTAAACTATGACCACTCGTATCTTTGCCTAGCTCCTCTTCTAAAAATTCAACAATACGTGGATAGACTTGTTCCATTTTATTCAGTCCTTTCATAGATGCTTGATTAAACTTATTATATCACCCTCACTTTAAAACGTCTTTTAAATTCATCAAACAAAAAAAGGAAGTCACTAAAGACTTCCCTTAAGCTGTATATGTTAAATAATGATAAAGCGCACCTATTAAATTCGAATCATTTCTAAACGTACATGGAACTACTTGGACACCAGGTTTATAGTTCCCAAAATTATCTGAGAAACTATCCACATTTTTTCTAATATATTCTAGCAATAATGGTTGAGCACTAATTCCCCCACCAATGGCCACACGCTGTGGATCAATTACACATTGAAGGTTAACAATTTGTGCTGCGATTTGTTTTGTAAATTCATCTAAAATTGCTAAAACTTCTTCATCTCCTTCATTTGCTTTTTCAAAGATGAAATAACCATCCACCTCATCTGGATTTAACTGTTTTACTTCAGCCACTTTACTTGATAATTGTCTTGCTCCACCGCTAAATCCCCACGTATATTCACCATCATCTAATTTTTGATTATTTAAACGCATTGAGCTAAACTCTCCTGCAAATGATGACGAACCTTTATGAACCTTACGGTTAATGACAACCCCTCCGCCAATACCTGTTCCAAGAACAATGACAATCGCATCATTCACATCTTGCAAGCTACCTCTCCACACTTCTGCTAAAGCTGCACATTTCCCATCATTTTCAATTGTGACCTTAACAGGACAGCGCTCTTGAATTAATTTGACAATTTCCACGTCTGTATTATATCTTAAAAATCCTCCACTATAAGCATAACCACGTTCAACATCTAAAACCCCTGGCATACTAATGGCTATTCCTTCAACTTCATCTTGATACTGATCATACAAAGAGCCAATAACTTCAATTAAACTTTCAACTTTATCAAGTGGTGTTTTAACACTACCTTTTTCTAAAATGGTAGCTTCTTCATCCATTTTTGCATATTTAATTGCACTTCCACCGATATCTAAAACTAAATACTTTTTCACGTAAAATCCCCCTCACTTAAAAATGAATTCGTTTACAGGGTTATCATATCACATTAAGTCAGCAAAATTTCAAGCATTTTGTTAGTTTTATCTAATATTTAGTAATTCATTCGCACTCTCTCTATATTATAAGGATAAGGTTTATCATCTGCTTAATTGAATAGCCTCACGTTTTAACCATTCTAAAGCTTTTCCTGTTAAATGAGGAGATAAGGTTTCGACTACTTTTTGATGATACTGATTAAACCAAGCTAATTCTTCATCATTTAACATCTCAACAATGATTGCTTTTGTATCAATTGGGAAATACGAGATCGTTTCAAACTCATAAAACTCTCCATATTCAGTTGCACATTTTTCAACAACGAGTAATGTATTTTCAATGCGAATTCCATGGCGACCCGCTTCATAAACCCCTGGCTCATTTGTTGTCATCATTCCTGGTTGCAGAGGAACAGTTTGTGTTAATCTAAATCCTTGTGGCCCTTCATGAACACCACCAAAGTAAGAAACACCGTGTCCTGTTCCACAACGATAATCTAAACCATGCGACCAAAGTGGCTGGCGTGCTAAAATATCTAAATTTCCTCCTGAGCATCCTTTTTGGAAGACTGCTTTACTCAAATTAATATGGCCTTTTAACACTAGGGTATAATGAATTTTCTCTTCTTCTGTTAATTCACCTAAGACAAATGTACGTGTAATATCTGTTGTTCCATCTAAATATTGACCTCCAGAATCAATGAGTAAAAACCCTTTTTTCTCAATCAGTGAGCACTTTTCTTTTGTCGGATTATAATGCATCATCGCCGCATTTGCACCATAAGCAACAATGGCCCCGAAACTTGATCCATAGTTTAACGGCTGATGTCGACGATAAACTTCTAAAATTTCACGCACATCGTATTCTGTCACTAATTCCCCAGCATCTAATTTTTCATAAATCTCTTGCATGGCACCGACTAAGGCACAACTATCTTTGACTTGGGCATTGTGGGTATTTTTAATTTCGGTTTCATTTTTGACCGCTTTTAAGTTGTTTACAAGATCAAATCCCGCTACAACTTCAGCCCCTTCATGATTAACTAGCACATGATATAAATAATAATTCACCGTCTCAAGTGGACATAAAATGCGCCCAGACACAACAGATGAGGCCAATATCTCATCGATTTCATCGTACTCCTTCAAGGTCACTCCATTAGTTGTTAAGTAGTTAGTCACCTCATCTGATAAGCGATGCGAATCAACAAATAAATAAGCTGACTCTTCTAATACAAGTGCATACGATACCACTAACGGATTAAATAAAATATCATCCCCACGAACATTAAATAACCAAGCGATACTTCCTAATGACGTTAACACATATCCGTTTAAGTTTGATTTTTTCATCTCTTGACGAACCATGTTTAACTTATCAGCACAGCTGTATCCCGTATATTTGGTCTCATGAATAAAAACATCTGTACTTGGAATCGCTGGACGATCCGTCCAAATTGAATCTAATAAGTCATGTTCTCCACAGACTTTGATTTTTTTTGGCTCAAATGTTTTTAACATTTCTAAAACATTTGAAGCGGCTAATACTTTTCCATCAAACCCCACACAACTTCCTTCCTGTAATGTATTAGCTAAATACTCAGTAATTGTCGGGACACCTGATTGTCCCATTTTAAATAATTGAACTTCACTACCAGCAAGCTCTGACTCTGCCTGAATAAAGTAACGACCATCTGTCCAAAGTCCACTTTCTGTCTCAGTAACAACTAGTGTCCCTGCTGAACCTGTAAATCCTGATAAGTAGGCGCGTCCTTGCCAATGTGTTGCGACATATTCACTTAAGTGCGCATCTGCACTCGGAATAATGTATGCTTGTACCCCAATTCGTTTCATTTCTGTTCTTAATGCTTTAATCTTTTCATTGACGTTCATAGTTTTCTCACTCCTTATTCACGTTAAGAAGATTGTAGCACGTTTCCTATCAACAGTCATTTATTGGAAAAAGAAAAAACGACTAAATCGTCGTTTCCTCAAAGACAATTATTAATCACGAGTAATAATGACCGATAATTCGGGATAATTTCATCTTCACCTAAAACGGTAACAAAGTGTGAGAGGACGGGTTTACACTGTGCTAAAACATCCTTTTCAAGTTGTTCTGGCAACACATTTAGACAAATATCTTTCACAGCATCTCCTGTCCATTCACTTGGAATTTGATCTCGAATCGTATACATCGCTAAGACAAATGTTTGAGTAATTAACTTATATTGTTCCTTCGCTTGTTCACTCAAATCATCAAGTGCTTGTTGGATTTGAAGCGTATCTGTAATTTGGTCTGCAAACATAATTAACTTATCAATATCTGACTGTTCACTCTCAATGACTTTAACTGTGTTAGAACTTGCATTCTGTAATTCTTCAAAAATATATTCGGCAAATTCATGAGCTCGCGCTGTATGATAATCGATAGAAAGTTTTACATCAATTTGTTTACAAACATCTTCAAGTAGTGCATAAGTATCTTCATCCTCTGCAATAATTTCACACGGTCTAATTTTAAGTTCAAGAAATTGCTTTGCTAGTTCTGTAACAATATCTGTCAAGTAAAGCGCAGCTGTTTCCTGAACATCCAGATAAAAAAGTTGTCCTTCTTCAGAATCAACAAGTGCAGTAACAAGCATAAAAAATGGTTGGCCAGAACCGACCTCAACGACAGGATTAGGCAAATAAAACTGAATTGCTTCTAATGTAATTAGTAATTTGGGTAATTTCTTCACTCGATAAGCTAACAAATCGTTTTGAAAAATAGTTTTCTTAGGCGTAGGTGCTTTCTTATACAATG is a window from the Turicibacter bilis genome containing:
- a CDS encoding solute carrier family 23 protein gives rise to the protein MEKKLILDVHEKPKVAHWIALSIQHVLAMFGSTVLVPMLTGLPVSLALVSSGIGTLFYLFVTKGKSPVYLGSSFAYIAPITSALALGATLNADGSIASHPNYGAVMGGLMMVGLVYLVIALIIKFIGTDWLNKILPPVVIGPTIMVIGLSLAGTAVNMASEHIVVALITLLTAIIVSTYTKGLLQLLPIFSGIVVGYISAVAFQLVDFSAVNEASLFAMPNFAFLHSKPVFNLEVAAIMVPVAIVTITEHIGDHLVLGSIVGRDLTKNPGLHRTLIGDGVATFFAGFIGGPANTTYGENTGVIGLTKVASVWVIGGAAVTAFALGFIGKFTALVQTIPSAVMGGVSILLFGVIASSGARVLINNQIDFGRQRNLIIGAVILIVGIGGLTINIGQITLSGMALAAIIGVILHLILPDKEASYGQRSNKTEFELEVVGEESTTSETVMTKEQTTAI
- a CDS encoding HD domain-containing protein yields the protein MEQVYPRIVEFLEEELGKDTSGHSLDHAIRVYKNAKAILKSEGGNERVVLISALVHDVIDSKLFEDSREQQAKLLIFLQTLGCSQVELKEIFYIIENISYKGGTGEPVHTLEAKIVQDADRLDAIGAIGVGRTFMYGGSRGTKMYDENILPMEFEDETAYRQHKGTVINHFYEKLFKLKDLMNTETAKKIANQRHEFMVTFVEEFLNEWKGQA
- a CDS encoding ROK family protein encodes the protein MKKYLVLDIGGSAIKYAKMDEEATILEKGSVKTPLDKVESLIEVIGSLYDQYQDEVEGIAISMPGVLDVERGYAYSGGFLRYNTDVEIVKLIQERCPVKVTIENDGKCAALAEVWRGSLQDVNDAIVIVLGTGIGGGVVINRKVHKGSSSFAGEFSSMRLNNQKLDDGEYTWGFSGGARQLSSKVAEVKQLNPDEVDGYFIFEKANEGDEEVLAILDEFTKQIAAQIVNLQCVIDPQRVAIGGGISAQPLLLEYIRKNVDSFSDNFGNYKPGVQVVPCTFRNDSNLIGALYHYLTYTA
- a CDS encoding aminopeptidase P family protein; the encoded protein is MNVNEKIKALRTEMKRIGVQAYIIPSADAHLSEYVATHWQGRAYLSGFTGSAGTLVVTETESGLWTDGRYFIQAESELAGSEVQLFKMGQSGVPTITEYLANTLQEGSCVGFDGKVLAASNVLEMLKTFEPKKIKVCGEHDLLDSIWTDRPAIPSTDVFIHETKYTGYSCADKLNMVRQEMKKSNLNGYVLTSLGSIAWLFNVRGDDILFNPLVVSYALVLEESAYLFVDSHRLSDEVTNYLTTNGVTLKEYDEIDEILASSVVSGRILCPLETVNYYLYHVLVNHEGAEVVAGFDLVNNLKAVKNETEIKNTHNAQVKDSCALVGAMQEIYEKLDAGELVTEYDVREILEVYRRHQPLNYGSSFGAIVAYGANAAMMHYNPTKEKCSLIEKKGFLLIDSGGQYLDGTTDITRTFVLGELTEEEKIHYTLVLKGHINLSKAVFQKGCSGGNLDILARQPLWSHGLDYRCGTGHGVSYFGGVHEGPQGFRLTQTVPLQPGMMTTNEPGVYEAGRHGIRIENTLLVVEKCATEYGEFYEFETISYFPIDTKAIIVEMLNDEELAWFNQYHQKVVETLSPHLTGKALEWLKREAIQLSR
- a CDS encoding DUF7309 domain-containing protein yields the protein MGIATNVELHKLYEAAIAFRKLQPWKWMYASQVFIIHDDERDIDGFCSIMGMMGEHFSLSVYLGEAGYQSYRYLYDKASLAYMDHIFMKAEVKKNCLTVSFENPEALTEHDDEQAMFLGYQFKGKNECPRFRYHHPGIYSWYLTDGWQCRFLTKALEQAMIVARLELTKDLKVPEIYDSKYYLRYYTEEKGWDGTFVDATLYKKAPTPKKTIFQNDLLAYRVKKLPKLLITLEAIQFYLPNPVVEVGSGQPFFMLVTALVDSEEGQLFYLDVQETAALYLTDIVTELAKQFLELKIRPCEIIAEDEDTYALLEDVCKQIDVKLSIDYHTARAHEFAEYIFEELQNASSNTVKVIESEQSDIDKLIMFADQITDTLQIQQALDDLSEQAKEQYKLITQTFVLAMYTIRDQIPSEWTGDAVKDICLNVLPEQLEKDVLAQCKPVLSHFVTVLGEDEIIPNYRSLLLVINNCL